A genome region from Streptomyces pratensis includes the following:
- a CDS encoding APC family permease, producing MNTGEALPGTGGMKRRLGVSDAVVIGLGSMIGAGIFAALGPAAGAAGSGLLLALALAAVVAYCNATSSARLAALHPQSGGTYVYGRERLGDFWGYLAGWAFVVGKTASCAAMALTVGAYLWPGQTHAVAVAAVVALTAVNYAGVQKSALLTRVVVAVVLAVLAAVVVTALTSAGADAARLDIGSDATAGGVLQAAGLLFFAFAGYARIATLGEEVHDPARTIPRAIPIALGITLAVYAAVAVAVLTVLGTGGLAGAGAPLSDAARAAGADWLVPVVRVGGAVAALGSLLALILGVSRTTLAMARDRHLPHALSAIHPRFGVPHRAELAVGTVVALLAATTDVRGAIGFSSFGVLAYYAIANACAWSLAEEEGRPGRLVPAVGLAGCAALAFALPLNTVISGTAVLILGAAIYGLRQVRYDGADH from the coding sequence ATGAACACAGGGGAGGCCCTGCCTGGCACGGGTGGGATGAAGCGTCGGCTGGGTGTGTCCGACGCCGTGGTGATCGGCCTCGGCTCCATGATCGGAGCCGGGATCTTCGCGGCGCTCGGCCCAGCGGCCGGCGCCGCCGGTTCGGGGCTGCTGCTCGCCCTGGCCCTGGCCGCGGTCGTGGCCTACTGCAACGCGACGTCCTCGGCACGGCTGGCCGCCCTCCACCCGCAGTCCGGCGGCACCTACGTCTACGGCCGCGAACGCCTGGGCGACTTCTGGGGCTACCTGGCGGGCTGGGCATTCGTGGTCGGCAAGACCGCCTCCTGCGCTGCCATGGCGCTCACTGTCGGTGCCTACCTCTGGCCCGGGCAGACCCACGCGGTGGCCGTGGCCGCCGTGGTGGCGCTGACCGCCGTGAACTACGCCGGGGTGCAAAAGTCCGCCCTCCTGACCCGCGTCGTCGTCGCGGTCGTCCTGGCCGTGCTCGCCGCCGTGGTCGTCACCGCCCTGACCTCTGCCGGCGCGGACGCCGCCCGACTGGACATCGGCTCGGACGCCACCGCCGGCGGGGTACTGCAAGCGGCGGGTCTGCTGTTCTTCGCGTTCGCCGGCTATGCCCGCATCGCCACCCTGGGCGAGGAAGTCCACGACCCCGCCCGCACCATCCCACGCGCCATCCCGATCGCGCTCGGCATCACCCTCGCCGTCTACGCGGCTGTCGCCGTCGCAGTCCTGACCGTGCTGGGCACGGGCGGACTGGCCGGCGCCGGCGCCCCGCTGTCGGACGCCGCCCGGGCCGCCGGAGCCGACTGGCTGGTGCCCGTCGTCCGCGTGGGCGGCGCGGTCGCCGCGCTCGGCTCACTGCTCGCACTGATCCTCGGGGTCTCCCGCACCACCCTGGCCATGGCCCGCGACCGGCACCTGCCGCACGCCCTGTCCGCCATCCACCCGCGTTTCGGCGTACCCCACCGCGCCGAGCTGGCCGTCGGCACCGTCGTCGCCCTGCTCGCCGCGACCACCGATGTGCGCGGAGCGATCGGCTTCTCCTCCTTCGGCGTCCTGGCCTACTACGCCATCGCCAACGCCTGCGCCTGGAGCCTCGCCGAGGAAGAGGGCCGGCCAGGTCGCCTCGTCCCGGCCGTCGGCCTGGCCGGCTGCGCGGCCCTCGCCTTCGCCCTGCCCCTGAACACCGTCATCTCCGGCACCGCCGTTCTCATCCTGGGCGCCGCCATCTACGGCCTACGGCAAGTCAGGTACGACGGAGCCGACCACTGA
- a CDS encoding NADPH-dependent F420 reductase: protein MRIGLLGTGNVARALAHSWRAAGHDVLLGSRRPEDRTDLGLPVAGLSETAAHAEALVNATPGAVSVELLRSIGAPALAGTLLIDVGVGLSDDFAELSHPNSSLSEQIQEAFPLTPVVKTLCTMDSTVMTAPGGLDGPSTVFLSGDDAEAKRTTGRLLTDLGWPPSSQLDIGGITTARGQEHFALLFMGIAGGLGVHTFNINVVTRPAA, encoded by the coding sequence ATGCGTATAGGACTACTTGGCACCGGCAACGTCGCCCGAGCACTGGCCCACAGCTGGAGAGCCGCAGGACACGACGTGCTCCTCGGTTCACGCCGGCCTGAAGATCGAACAGACCTCGGTCTCCCCGTGGCGGGCCTGAGCGAGACAGCCGCCCACGCAGAGGCGTTGGTCAACGCCACCCCGGGGGCCGTCTCTGTGGAACTGCTGCGCTCCATCGGGGCGCCGGCGCTGGCCGGCACCCTGCTCATCGATGTCGGGGTCGGCCTCTCCGACGACTTCGCCGAGCTCTCACATCCCAACAGCAGCCTGAGTGAACAGATCCAGGAGGCCTTCCCCCTGACCCCCGTCGTCAAGACGCTCTGCACCATGGACTCCACCGTGATGACCGCCCCGGGCGGTCTCGACGGCCCGAGTACCGTCTTCCTCTCCGGCGACGATGCCGAAGCCAAACGGACCACCGGCCGACTGCTCACCGACCTCGGCTGGCCTCCGTCGTCCCAGCTCGACATCGGCGGCATCACCACGGCACGTGGACAGGAGCACTTCGCCCTGCTCTTCATGGGGATCGCGGGCGGTCTGGGGGTCCACACGTTCAACATCAACGTGGTCACCCGCCCTGCCGCATAG